In the genome of Bradyrhizobium sp. CIAT3101, one region contains:
- a CDS encoding DUF2865 domain-containing protein, which produces MADMPEFLSLSRPRSLLACTVLLSVVLATNAFAQAGPPGAPPPPPAQGGLGPNPMCVRLEGQLAALDRGGSSDPARDDQIRRYQDSQTRQQAELDRVTMQAKRMGCDSSGFFSLFNGQSAQCGPVNTQIQQMRANLDQITGNLERLRGGGPGGGSPERDSQRRSVLIALAQNNCGPQYANAAQSQGGNFLSNLFNGGNNPNNPPGAPPADLGGPQSGTYRTVCVRTCDGAYFPISFATVPARFPDDEKTCKALCPAAEAVLYAHRNPGEDMSSAVSISGQPYTALPTAFKFRSEFNPSCSCKAAGQTWADALKSADDKAAVEQQGDIIVTEESAKKMQQRQLTKGAPANAKKGAAPAPTTATAPAATPPAETSTTAASENKPIRSVGPSFLPQQQK; this is translated from the coding sequence ATGGCGGATATGCCTGAATTTTTGTCTCTGTCCCGTCCCCGCTCCCTGCTTGCCTGCACCGTGCTTCTCAGCGTCGTGCTCGCCACTAACGCCTTTGCTCAGGCCGGCCCGCCCGGCGCACCGCCGCCTCCGCCCGCCCAAGGCGGTCTCGGACCGAACCCGATGTGCGTGCGGCTGGAAGGACAGCTCGCCGCGCTCGACCGCGGCGGCAGCAGCGATCCTGCGCGCGACGACCAGATCCGCCGCTACCAGGATTCCCAGACCCGCCAGCAAGCCGAGCTCGATCGTGTCACCATGCAAGCCAAGCGCATGGGCTGCGATTCCTCCGGCTTCTTCTCGCTGTTCAACGGCCAGTCGGCGCAATGCGGCCCGGTCAACACCCAGATCCAGCAGATGCGCGCCAATCTGGACCAGATCACCGGCAATCTCGAACGCCTGCGCGGTGGCGGTCCCGGCGGCGGCAGCCCCGAACGCGACAGCCAGCGCCGCTCGGTGCTGATTGCGCTTGCCCAGAACAATTGCGGCCCGCAATACGCCAACGCCGCGCAGTCGCAGGGCGGCAACTTCCTGAGCAATCTGTTCAACGGCGGCAACAACCCCAACAATCCGCCGGGCGCGCCACCCGCCGATCTCGGCGGCCCGCAGTCCGGCACCTATCGCACCGTGTGCGTGCGCACGTGCGACGGTGCCTATTTCCCGATCTCGTTTGCGACCGTGCCGGCGCGCTTCCCCGACGACGAGAAGACCTGCAAGGCGCTGTGCCCGGCGGCCGAAGCCGTGCTCTATGCCCACCGCAATCCCGGCGAGGACATGAGCTCGGCGGTGTCCATCAGCGGCCAGCCCTACACGGCGCTGCCGACCGCCTTCAAATTCCGCAGCGAGTTCAACCCGTCCTGCTCTTGCAAAGCGGCGGGCCAGACCTGGGCCGACGCGCTGAAATCGGCCGATGACAAGGCGGCCGTCGAGCAGCAGGGCGACATCATCGTCACCGAGGAGAGCGCCAAGAAGATGCAGCAGCGGCAGCTCACCAAGGGCGCGCCGGCGAACGCCAAGAAGGGCGCAGCTCCTGCGCCGACAACGGCGACGGCTCCGGCCGCGACGCCGCCTGCGGAGACGAGCACCACCGCCGCGTCGGAGAACAAGCCGATCCGCTCGGTCGGACCCAGCTTCCTGCCGCAGCAGCAGAAGTAA
- a CDS encoding phosphatidylserine decarboxylase — MSILDSIQRQIPPIHKEGYPFIGGFALASLVLFWLWSPLGWIGTIITVWCALFFRDPVRVTPVRDGLVVSPADGRVSMITMALPPAELGLGDRPLPRISVFMSVFNCHVNRAPVAGRVDRIAYRPGLFINAELDKASEDNERNSLVISTPQGRIGVIQIAGLVAKRIVCFVKEGQAIGAGERFGLIRFGSRLDVYLPVGTKALVSEGQTAIAGETILADLTGDDPGRAYRAN, encoded by the coding sequence ATGTCCATTCTCGATTCGATCCAGCGTCAGATCCCGCCGATCCACAAGGAGGGCTATCCCTTCATCGGCGGCTTTGCGCTGGCAAGCCTCGTCCTGTTCTGGCTGTGGTCGCCGCTGGGGTGGATCGGCACCATCATCACCGTGTGGTGCGCGCTGTTCTTCCGTGATCCCGTGCGCGTGACGCCGGTGCGCGACGGGCTCGTGGTGTCGCCCGCCGACGGCCGCGTCTCGATGATCACCATGGCGCTGCCACCGGCCGAGCTCGGGCTCGGCGACCGGCCGCTGCCGCGCATTTCGGTGTTCATGAGCGTGTTCAACTGCCATGTGAACCGCGCGCCCGTAGCGGGCAGGGTGGATCGCATCGCCTATCGGCCCGGCCTGTTCATCAATGCCGAGCTCGACAAGGCGAGCGAGGACAATGAGCGTAATTCGCTTGTCATCTCGACGCCGCAGGGCCGCATTGGCGTGATCCAGATCGCGGGCCTGGTCGCAAAGCGCATCGTCTGCTTCGTCAAGGAAGGGCAGGCGATCGGCGCTGGTGAGCGGTTCGGCCTGATCCGGTTCGGCTCGCGGCTCGACGTCTACCTGCCGGTCGGCACCAAGGCGCTGGTCTCGGAAGGGCAGACCGCGATCGCCGGCGAGACCATCCTGGCCGATCTGACCGGTGACGACCCCGGTCGCGCCTATCGCGCCAATTAA
- the cysS gene encoding cysteine--tRNA ligase: protein MELRLYDTLSREKRTFVPLDAKNVRMYVCGPTVYDFAHIGNARPVIVFDVLFRLLRHLYGEAHVKYVRNITDVDDKINDRAARDFPGLPLNEAIRKVTEQTGKQFHADVDALGALRPSVEPRATEHIGEMREIIERLIKGGFAYAAEDHVLFSPQAMNAANSTLPRYGALSKRSLDEMIAGARVDVAPYKKDSTDFVLWKPSKPGEPSWPSPAGIKAEGRPGWHIECSAMAWKHLGEQFDIHGGGIDLVFPHHENEVAQTCCAFHQQRMANYWMHNGFLQVESEKMSKSLGNFITIHELLADWPGEVLRLNMLKTHYTSPIDWTMKSLEESAKTLNDWYRFAADVAPSKPAASVVEALLDDLNTPQAIAALHGLRNSSDAAGLSASLRLLGFLSESVAQWEGRKQQASGVDAGEIDRLIAERTAARARKDFKESDRIRDELAAKGVVIKDGKDADGKPVTTWELA, encoded by the coding sequence ATGGAATTGCGTCTTTACGATACGCTGAGCCGGGAAAAGCGCACCTTCGTGCCGCTCGATGCGAAGAACGTCCGCATGTATGTCTGCGGACCGACCGTCTATGACTTCGCCCATATCGGCAATGCGCGGCCGGTGATCGTGTTCGACGTGCTGTTTCGGCTGCTCCGCCATCTCTACGGCGAGGCGCATGTCAAATACGTCCGCAACATCACCGACGTCGACGACAAGATCAACGACCGCGCCGCGCGGGATTTTCCGGGGCTGCCGCTGAACGAGGCGATCCGCAAGGTCACCGAACAGACCGGCAAGCAGTTTCACGCTGACGTCGACGCGCTCGGCGCGCTGCGGCCGAGCGTCGAGCCGCGCGCGACCGAGCACATCGGCGAGATGCGCGAGATCATCGAACGGCTGATCAAGGGCGGGTTCGCCTACGCCGCCGAGGACCACGTATTGTTCTCGCCGCAGGCGATGAACGCGGCCAACTCCACGCTGCCGCGCTATGGCGCGCTGTCGAAGCGGTCGCTCGACGAAATGATCGCCGGCGCGCGCGTCGACGTCGCGCCCTACAAAAAGGATTCGACCGACTTCGTGCTGTGGAAGCCGTCGAAGCCTGGCGAGCCGTCCTGGCCGTCGCCGGCCGGGATCAAGGCCGAGGGACGCCCGGGCTGGCACATCGAGTGCTCGGCCATGGCCTGGAAGCATCTCGGCGAACAGTTCGACATCCATGGCGGCGGTATCGATCTCGTGTTTCCGCATCACGAGAACGAGGTCGCCCAGACCTGCTGCGCCTTCCACCAGCAGCGCATGGCGAACTACTGGATGCACAACGGCTTCCTGCAGGTCGAGAGCGAGAAGATGTCGAAGAGCCTCGGCAACTTCATCACCATCCACGAGCTGCTCGCGGACTGGCCGGGTGAGGTGCTGCGCCTCAACATGCTGAAGACGCATTACACGTCGCCGATCGACTGGACCATGAAGTCGCTGGAGGAGAGCGCCAAGACGCTCAACGACTGGTATCGCTTTGCGGCCGATGTCGCGCCGTCAAAGCCGGCGGCGTCCGTGGTCGAAGCCCTGCTCGACGACCTCAACACGCCGCAGGCGATCGCGGCGCTGCATGGTCTGCGCAATTCGTCCGATGCGGCCGGTCTTTCGGCGTCGCTGCGTCTGCTCGGCTTCCTGTCCGAGAGCGTCGCGCAGTGGGAAGGCCGCAAGCAGCAGGCGAGCGGCGTCGACGCCGGCGAGATCGATCGCCTGATTGCGGAGCGTACGGCAGCGCGTGCGCGCAAGGACTTCAAGGAATCCGATCGTATCCGTGATGAGCTCGCAGCCAAGGGCGTCGTGATCAAGGATGGCAAGGATGCCGACGGCAAGCCGGTGACGACCTGGGAGCTCGCGTGA
- a CDS encoding GNAT family N-acetyltransferase: MAQAHPKPGLRPFLPADVPMLAAIYVASIQELTGDDYSEAQQEAWMEAAETEEFGKRLTSDLTLIATLDGSPVGFASLRGADHIRMLYVHPAVSRQGIATMLIDALEKLAGGRGAAALTVDASDTAQNFFAKRGYTAQQRNSVTINDEWLANTTMKKTLGAQQ; encoded by the coding sequence ATGGCACAAGCGCATCCCAAGCCCGGCTTGCGGCCGTTTTTGCCAGCCGACGTGCCGATGCTGGCCGCGATCTACGTCGCCAGCATCCAGGAGCTGACCGGCGACGACTACAGCGAGGCGCAGCAGGAAGCCTGGATGGAGGCGGCCGAAACCGAGGAGTTCGGCAAGCGGCTCACCTCCGACCTGACGCTGATCGCCACGCTGGACGGCTCGCCCGTCGGCTTCGCCTCGCTGCGCGGCGCCGATCACATCCGCATGCTCTACGTGCATCCGGCGGTCAGCCGGCAGGGCATCGCGACCATGCTGATCGATGCACTGGAAAAGCTCGCCGGCGGCCGTGGCGCTGCAGCCCTCACGGTCGACGCCAGCGACACCGCGCAGAATTTCTTCGCCAAGCGCGGCTACACGGCCCAGCAGCGCAACAGCGTCACCATCAATGACGAATGGCTCGCCAACACCACCATGAAGAAGACGCTCGGAGCGCAACAATGA
- a CDS encoding ABC transporter ATP-binding protein/permease gives MSPPLPDVPDVPEPAGGPLERATLMGTLAHLWPYIWPGDRYDLKMRVVWSMVLLLAAKLITLTVPFSFKWATDALTGANTAPVQAANWHLWVVASPLLLTASYGVMRIVMAVLTQWRDGIFARVAMHAVRKLATITFVHMHELSLRFHLERKTGGLTRVLERGREGIEVIVRMVILQLIPTIVEVTLLMAVLLWQFDWRYVAATLITVTVYMYYTYIATEWRIGIRRKMNDSDTEANTKAIDSLLNYETVKYFSAEAREAQRYDKSVARYEEASIHTYTSLAVLNTGQAVIFTLGLTATMLMCAIGVRNGTNTVGDFVLVNAMMIQLYQPLNFMGMVYREIKQAIIDIEKMFGVIGREAEIKDEPGAQPLTVSAGTVRFEDVRFAYEPTRPILKGISFEVPAGKTVAIVGPSGAGKSTISRLLFRLYDVSGGKILIDGQDIREVTQASLRASIGMVPQDTVLFNDTIRYNIRYGRWDASDEEVEEAARLAQIDHFIRLAPMGYETQVGERGLKLSGGEKQRVAIARTVLKAPPILVLDEATSALDTHTEHEIQGALDRVAKNRTSLVIAHRLSTIVNADEIIVLDQGRIAERGTHASLLAQGGLYASMWNRQREAEAAREKLARMADSSEAPNREPPPVEDALTAQAAAE, from the coding sequence ATGAGCCCACCTCTGCCAGACGTCCCCGATGTACCCGAGCCTGCCGGCGGACCGCTGGAGCGGGCCACCCTGATGGGCACGCTGGCGCATCTGTGGCCCTATATCTGGCCGGGCGACCGTTACGACCTGAAGATGCGCGTAGTCTGGTCGATGGTGCTGCTGCTCGCCGCCAAGCTGATCACGCTGACGGTGCCGTTCAGCTTCAAATGGGCAACCGACGCGCTCACCGGCGCCAACACCGCACCGGTGCAGGCTGCCAACTGGCATCTCTGGGTGGTCGCGTCGCCGCTGCTCCTGACCGCGAGCTACGGCGTCATGCGCATCGTGATGGCAGTGCTGACGCAATGGCGCGACGGCATCTTCGCGCGCGTTGCCATGCACGCGGTGCGCAAGCTCGCGACCATCACCTTCGTCCACATGCACGAGCTGTCGCTGCGCTTTCATCTCGAGCGCAAGACCGGCGGCCTGACGCGCGTGCTCGAGCGCGGCCGCGAGGGCATCGAGGTCATCGTGCGCATGGTGATCCTGCAGCTGATCCCGACCATCGTCGAGGTCACGCTCTTGATGGCCGTGCTGCTCTGGCAGTTCGACTGGCGCTACGTGGCCGCGACGCTGATCACCGTCACGGTCTACATGTACTATACCTACATCGCGACCGAGTGGCGGATCGGCATCCGCCGCAAGATGAACGATTCCGACACCGAGGCGAACACCAAGGCGATCGACTCGCTGCTCAACTACGAGACGGTCAAATATTTCAGCGCCGAGGCCCGCGAAGCGCAGCGCTACGACAAGTCGGTCGCGCGCTACGAGGAAGCGAGCATCCACACCTACACCTCACTCGCGGTGCTCAACACCGGGCAGGCCGTGATCTTCACGCTGGGCCTGACCGCAACCATGCTGATGTGCGCGATCGGCGTACGCAACGGCACCAACACGGTCGGCGATTTCGTGCTGGTCAACGCAATGATGATCCAGCTCTACCAGCCCCTGAATTTCATGGGCATGGTCTATCGCGAGATCAAGCAGGCGATCATCGACATCGAGAAGATGTTCGGCGTGATCGGCCGCGAGGCCGAGATCAAGGATGAACCCGGCGCGCAGCCGCTGACCGTCTCCGCCGGTACCGTGCGTTTCGAGGACGTCCGCTTTGCCTATGAGCCGACGCGGCCGATCCTGAAAGGCATCAGCTTCGAGGTGCCGGCCGGCAAGACGGTGGCGATCGTCGGCCCGTCAGGTGCCGGCAAGTCGACCATCTCGCGGCTGCTGTTCCGCCTCTACGACGTCTCCGGCGGCAAGATCCTGATCGATGGCCAGGACATCCGCGAGGTCACGCAGGCGAGCTTGCGCGCCTCGATCGGCATGGTGCCGCAGGACACGGTGCTGTTCAACGACACCATCCGCTACAACATCCGCTACGGCCGCTGGGACGCCAGCGACGAGGAGGTCGAGGAGGCGGCGCGGCTGGCGCAGATCGACCATTTCATCCGCCTGGCACCGATGGGCTACGAGACCCAGGTCGGCGAGCGCGGCCTGAAACTGTCCGGCGGCGAAAAGCAGCGCGTCGCAATCGCGCGCACGGTGCTGAAGGCGCCGCCGATCCTGGTTCTGGACGAGGCGACCTCGGCGCTCGACACCCATACCGAGCACGAGATCCAGGGCGCGCTCGACCGCGTGGCGAAGAACCGCACCTCGCTGGTGATCGCCCATCGGCTTTCGACCATTGTCAATGCCGACGAGATCATCGTGCTGGACCAGGGCCGCATCGCCGAGCGCGGCACCCATGCCAGCCTGCTCGCACAGGGCGGTCTTTACGCCAGCATGTGGAACAGGCAGCGCGAGGCCGAGGCCGCACGCGAGAAACTGGCCCGGATGGCCGACAGCAGCGAGGCGCCCAACCGGGAGCCGCCGCCGGTCGAGGACGCCCTGACGGCGCAAGCGGCCGCTGAGTGA
- the cimA gene encoding citramalate synthase: MSKERLYLFDTTLRDGAQTNGVDFTLTDKQVIAAMLDELGIDYVEGGYPGANPLDTEFFGAKPKLNHARFTAFGMTRRAGRSVSNDPGVAGLLEAKADAICFVAKSSAYQVRVALETTKEENLASIRDSVAAAKAAGREVMLDCEHFFDGYKEDASFALACAKAAYEAGARWVVLCDTNGGTMPNEVEAIVTEVTKHIPGDHVGIHAHNDTEQAVANSLAAVRAGARQIQGTLNGLGERCGNANLCSLIPTLKLKKEFSDAFEISVTPEKLATLVKVSRTLDDMLNRVPNRHAAYVGESAFVTKTGIHASAVMKDPQTYEHVLPETVGNHRKVLVSDQAGRSNVIAELDRAGIAYEKSDPKLTRLVEELKEREAQGYAYESANASFDLLARRTLGKVPHYFEVEQFDVNVEQRYNALGERVTVALAVVKVDVAGEHLISAAEGNGPVNALDVALRKDLGKYQKYIEGLTLIDYRVRILNGGTGAVTRVLIESEDENGDRWTTVGVSPNIIDASFQALMDSVIYKLVKSGAPA; the protein is encoded by the coding sequence ATGAGCAAGGAGCGCCTTTATCTGTTCGACACCACGCTGCGCGACGGCGCGCAGACCAACGGTGTCGATTTCACGCTGACCGACAAGCAGGTCATCGCGGCGATGCTCGACGAGCTCGGCATCGACTATGTCGAGGGCGGCTATCCCGGCGCCAATCCGCTCGACACCGAATTCTTTGGCGCTAAGCCGAAGCTGAACCACGCGCGTTTCACCGCCTTCGGCATGACCCGGCGGGCAGGGCGCTCGGTCTCCAACGATCCCGGCGTCGCCGGGCTTCTGGAAGCGAAGGCCGACGCGATCTGCTTCGTCGCAAAGTCCTCCGCCTATCAGGTGCGCGTCGCACTGGAGACGACGAAAGAGGAGAACCTCGCCTCGATCCGCGACAGCGTCGCGGCCGCAAAGGCAGCCGGCCGCGAGGTCATGCTCGACTGCGAGCATTTCTTCGACGGCTACAAGGAAGATGCGAGCTTTGCGCTCGCCTGTGCCAAGGCCGCCTATGAGGCCGGCGCACGCTGGGTGGTGTTGTGCGACACCAATGGCGGCACCATGCCCAACGAGGTCGAGGCCATCGTCACCGAGGTCACGAAGCACATCCCCGGCGATCACGTCGGCATCCACGCTCATAACGACACCGAGCAGGCGGTGGCGAATTCGCTCGCCGCGGTTCGCGCCGGGGCGCGGCAGATCCAGGGTACGCTAAACGGCCTCGGCGAGCGCTGCGGCAACGCCAATTTGTGTTCGCTGATCCCGACGCTGAAATTGAAGAAGGAGTTTTCGGACGCCTTCGAGATCAGCGTCACGCCGGAGAAGCTGGCGACACTGGTCAAGGTCTCGCGCACGCTCGACGACATGCTCAACCGCGTGCCGAACCGGCACGCGGCTTACGTCGGAGAGAGCGCTTTCGTCACCAAGACAGGCATTCACGCCTCCGCGGTGATGAAGGATCCGCAGACCTATGAGCACGTCTTGCCGGAGACCGTCGGCAATCACCGCAAGGTGCTGGTCTCGGACCAGGCCGGCCGCTCCAACGTCATCGCCGAGCTCGACCGCGCCGGCATCGCCTATGAGAAGAGCGATCCGAAGCTGACCCGGCTGGTCGAGGAATTGAAGGAGCGGGAGGCGCAGGGCTACGCTTATGAATCGGCCAACGCCTCGTTCGATCTCCTGGCGCGCCGCACGCTCGGCAAGGTGCCGCATTATTTCGAGGTCGAGCAGTTCGACGTCAATGTCGAGCAGCGCTACAACGCCCTTGGCGAGCGCGTCACCGTCGCGTTGGCCGTGGTGAAGGTCGACGTCGCCGGCGAGCATCTGATCTCGGCAGCCGAGGGTAACGGCCCGGTCAACGCGCTCGACGTCGCGCTGCGCAAGGACCTCGGCAAGTATCAGAAGTACATCGAGGGCCTGACGCTGATCGACTACCGCGTCCGTATCCTCAACGGCGGCACCGGCGCGGTCACGCGCGTCCTGATCGAGAGCGAGGACGAGAACGGCGATCGCTGGACCACGGTCGGCGTGTCCCCGAACATCATCGATGCCTCGTTCCAGGCGCTGATGGATTCGGTGATCTACAAGCTCGTGAAGTCGGGCGCGCCGGCGTAG
- a CDS encoding TIGR00730 family Rossman fold protein, whose amino-acid sequence MSTIKTVCVYCGSGPGTNPHFTEGAKAFGKALAENNIRLVYGGGSLGLMGSVATSVLDHGGTVTGIIPEFLRKRENALTRVQEMIVTPDMHERKRLMFERSDAFVALPGGVGTLEELVEQLTWKQLGRHAKPVLLANIDNFWEPLFSLLSHMRQTEFIRAGLSVDILKADRVEDILPKLKSAVAQIAETEKQLAPDVARKL is encoded by the coding sequence ATGAGCACGATCAAAACCGTCTGTGTCTATTGCGGCTCCGGTCCCGGAACCAATCCCCACTTCACCGAAGGCGCCAAGGCGTTCGGCAAGGCGCTCGCCGAGAACAACATCCGCCTCGTCTATGGCGGCGGCTCGCTCGGCCTGATGGGCTCGGTCGCGACCTCCGTGCTCGATCACGGCGGCACCGTCACCGGCATCATTCCCGAGTTCCTGCGGAAGCGCGAGAACGCGCTGACCCGCGTGCAGGAAATGATCGTCACCCCCGACATGCACGAGCGCAAGCGGCTGATGTTCGAGCGCTCCGATGCCTTCGTGGCGCTGCCGGGCGGCGTCGGCACGCTGGAGGAGCTGGTCGAGCAATTGACCTGGAAGCAGCTTGGCCGTCACGCCAAGCCGGTGCTGCTCGCCAACATCGACAATTTCTGGGAGCCGCTGTTCTCGCTGCTGTCGCATATGCGCCAGACCGAGTTCATCCGCGCCGGCCTTTCGGTCGATATCCTCAAGGCCGATCGCGTCGAGGACATCTTGCCGAAGCTGAAATCCGCCGTGGCCCAGATCGCCGAGACGGAAAAGCAGCTCGCACCCGACGTGGCGCGCAAGCTGTAA
- a CDS encoding VOC family protein, producing MIDHISVGVSELERSAKFYEATLATLGLTRLVTRPRTVGFGKSYPEFWINLREAMPHVAPESGVHICLRAKTTAEVDAFHAAALATGGASDGAPGIRPHDRVRYYAAFVTDPDGNRIEAVTFPSE from the coding sequence ATGATCGACCACATCTCCGTCGGCGTCAGCGAGCTCGAACGCTCCGCAAAGTTCTACGAGGCCACGCTCGCCACCCTCGGGCTCACGCGCCTCGTCACGCGGCCGCGGACGGTCGGCTTCGGCAAGTCCTATCCGGAGTTCTGGATCAATCTGCGCGAGGCGATGCCGCATGTAGCTCCGGAGAGCGGCGTGCATATCTGCCTGCGGGCGAAGACAACGGCCGAGGTCGATGCTTTTCACGCCGCCGCGCTTGCGACCGGCGGCGCCTCGGACGGCGCACCGGGTATTCGCCCGCACGACCGCGTTCGCTATTACGCAGCCTTCGTCACCGATCCCGATGGCAACCGGATCGAAGCGGTGACGTTTCCGAGCGAATAG
- the pssA gene encoding CDP-diacylglycerol--serine O-phosphatidyltransferase codes for MTPYDYRDPDVRRRRFRPIPVRMLVPNVITLLAICAGLTSIRLSIEGRISLAVYAIVFAAALDGIDGRVARLIKGQSKFGAELDSLADFVNFGVAPGLMLYFWQLHELGNAGWIAAMVFAISGGLRLARFNATMDDPNKPAFAANFFTGVPAPAGAITVLLPIYVAFLELGRAPAALTAAYTLLIAFLMVSRLPVFSGKTKRMRVPPELVLPAFVAVIVFIAILIAYPWHVLTAGTVLYLLGLPLGYKSYRDQARATEAVAPAGGEVSSPPSAPTMASLSEPPHDDDRPGRLH; via the coding sequence ATGACGCCCTACGACTACAGAGATCCCGATGTTCGTCGCCGGCGGTTCCGCCCGATCCCGGTGCGGATGCTGGTGCCCAACGTCATCACGTTGCTGGCGATCTGCGCCGGCCTGACCTCGATCCGGCTCTCGATCGAGGGGCGGATATCGCTCGCCGTCTACGCCATCGTGTTCGCGGCCGCGCTCGACGGCATCGACGGCCGTGTCGCGCGCCTGATCAAGGGCCAGTCGAAGTTCGGCGCCGAGCTGGACAGCCTCGCCGATTTCGTCAATTTCGGTGTCGCGCCCGGCCTGATGCTGTACTTCTGGCAGCTGCACGAGCTCGGCAATGCCGGCTGGATCGCCGCCATGGTGTTTGCGATCTCCGGCGGCCTGCGGCTCGCGCGCTTCAACGCCACCATGGACGATCCGAACAAGCCGGCTTTCGCCGCCAATTTCTTCACCGGCGTGCCCGCGCCGGCCGGCGCGATCACGGTGCTGCTGCCGATCTACGTGGCCTTCCTCGAGCTTGGCCGCGCGCCCGCGGCATTGACCGCCGCCTATACGCTGCTGATCGCCTTCCTGATGGTCTCGCGACTGCCGGTGTTCTCCGGCAAGACCAAGCGGATGCGCGTGCCGCCTGAGCTCGTGCTGCCGGCATTCGTCGCGGTGATCGTCTTCATCGCGATCTTGATTGCCTATCCCTGGCACGTGCTCACGGCGGGCACGGTGCTCTATCTGCTCGGCCTGCCGCTCGGCTACAAATCCTACCGCGATCAGGCCCGCGCGACGGAAGCCGTGGCGCCTGCGGGCGGCGAGGTCTCGTCGCCGCCGTCGGCGCCGACAATGGCCAGCCTGTCCGAACCGCCGCATGACGACGACCGGCCCGGACGGCTGCACTGA